In one Drosophila pseudoobscura strain MV-25-SWS-2005 chromosome X, UCI_Dpse_MV25, whole genome shotgun sequence genomic region, the following are encoded:
- the LOC6901901 gene encoding pistil-specific extensin-like protein isoform X2: MLRQICLVLLLVALGLGPARSHAMTPQVSTTRSEIEESELRVKRGTVTVDFGMVLRNLLLKSAQFSNAKADKVKATTSRPRKTTTTTTAPPVQPPAPPPPPPRQRPVLQPHGYYSFGYLPFDYETDYEDALGKAPPQSGLARRPLRPLYLQRKSPGPALAARYEADYDYDAPPPPKQVPPAPSLPNPPAPRRRTGPRPQPRQPLPQPQTKTQTRRPAAELNDRLVYQYLL; this comes from the exons ATGCTGCGCCAGATTTGCCTAGTGCTGCTCCTAGTCGCATTGGGTCTCGGTCCTGCCAGGAGTCATGCCATGACGCCACAGGTCTCGACCACGAGATCGGAGATCGAAGAATCAGAGTTGCGGGTGAAGCGCGGCACCGTCACTGTTGACTTTGGGATGGTCCTTCGTAATCTGCTCCTGAAGAGTGCCCAGTTCTCAAATGCAAAGGCCGACAAAGTCAAAGCCACAACGAGTCGCCCcaggaaaacaacaacaacaacgactgCACCGCCAGTCCAACCACcagctcctccgcctccgcctccacgcCAAAGGCCAGTCCTGCAACCGCACGGGTACTATTCCTTCGGCTACCTGCCGTTTGACTATGAAACAGACTACGAAGATGCTTTGGGAAAAGCACCGCCGCAGTCAGGCCTTGCCAGACGCCCCCTGCGCCCCTTATATTTACAAAGAAAGTCTCCTGGTCCTGCATTGGCTGCTAGATACGAAGCTGATTATGACTACGATGCGCCGCCTCCACCAAAACAAGTACCGCCTGCACCATCACTCCCCAATCCTCCTGCTCCCCGTCGCCGTACCGGTCCCCGTCCGCAGCCCCGACAGCCGCTGCCCCAACCACAGACAAAGACACAGACGCGCCGCCCAGCAGCCGAGCTAAACGATCGACTTGTCTATCA ATACTTACTATAG
- the LOC117184909 gene encoding cuticle collagen 2-like yields the protein MRILIVVALLALVAVATAQRSGGPPGGRPGGPPPRGPGGQPSGPGGPGGPGGPGGPGGPPSGPGGRPNGNSTEPPPSEAPSSEAPSSEAPSADSN from the coding sequence ATGCGCATCCTTATCGTTGTTGCTCTCCTTGCCCTGGTCGCTGTAGCTACCGCTCAGAGGTCTGGAGGTCCCCCGGGAGGTCGTCCAGGAGGACCACCACCTAGGGGTCCTGGAGGTCAACCCAGTGGTCCTGGAGGTCCTGGAGGTCCTGGAGGTCCTGGTGGTCCTGGAGGTCCTCCCAGTGGTCCTGGAGGTCGCCCGAACGGTAATTCTACAGAGCCTCCACCTTCCGAGGCTCCATCCTCAGAGGCTCCATCCTCCGAGGCTCCATCCGCCGACTCCAACTAA
- the LOC6901901 gene encoding proline-rich receptor-like protein kinase PERK9 isoform X1, with the protein MLRQICLVLLLVALGLGPARSHAMTPQVSTTRSEIEESELRVKRGTVTVDFGMVLRNLLLKSAQFSNAKADKVKATTSRPRKTTTTTTAPPVQPPAPPPPPPRQRPVLQPHGYYSFGYLPFDYETDYEDALGKAPPQSGLARRPLRPLYLQRKSPGPALAARYEADYDYDAPPPPKQVPPAPSLPNPPAPRRRTGPRPQPRQPLPQPQTKTQTRRPAAELNDRLVYQYAQSTDTYYRPSVVGGGVAAQVGPVEAGPEDAPDGENEDDDGTDATAPVDNYNGADVDGNSGAELPWFVVNYANEYDSADFSRQSSESSLAQPPRDGIPVKSSGYVYRDPIS; encoded by the exons ATGCTGCGCCAGATTTGCCTAGTGCTGCTCCTAGTCGCATTGGGTCTCGGTCCTGCCAGGAGTCATGCCATGACGCCACAGGTCTCGACCACGAGATCGGAGATCGAAGAATCAGAGTTGCGGGTGAAGCGCGGCACCGTCACTGTTGACTTTGGGATGGTCCTTCGTAATCTGCTCCTGAAGAGTGCCCAGTTCTCAAATGCAAAGGCCGACAAAGTCAAAGCCACAACGAGTCGCCCcaggaaaacaacaacaacaacgactgCACCGCCAGTCCAACCACcagctcctccgcctccgcctccacgcCAAAGGCCAGTCCTGCAACCGCACGGGTACTATTCCTTCGGCTACCTGCCGTTTGACTATGAAACAGACTACGAAGATGCTTTGGGAAAAGCACCGCCGCAGTCAGGCCTTGCCAGACGCCCCCTGCGCCCCTTATATTTACAAAGAAAGTCTCCTGGTCCTGCATTGGCTGCTAGATACGAAGCTGATTATGACTACGATGCGCCGCCTCCACCAAAACAAGTACCGCCTGCACCATCACTCCCCAATCCTCCTGCTCCCCGTCGCCGTACCGGTCCCCGTCCGCAGCCCCGACAGCCGCTGCCCCAACCACAGACAAAGACACAGACGCGCCGCCCAGCAGCCGAGCTAAACGATCGACTTGTCTATCAGTACGCACAATCTACTG ATACTTACTATAGGCCAAGCGTGGTCGGTGGCGGAGTTGCTGCGCAAGTGGGACCGGTGGAGGCGGGTCCGGAAGACGCACCGGATGGCGAAAACGAAGACGATGACGGCACGGACGCGACAGCCCCGGTTGACAATTACAATGGTGCAGATGTGGATGGAAACTCTGGGGCAGAACTACCGTGGTTTGTAGTCAACTATGCGAACGAATACGATTCGGCTGACTTCTCCAGACAATCCTCAGAGTCTTCTCTTGCACAGCCGCCCCGGGACGGTATACCTGTCAAGTCCTCGGGGTACGTGTATCGAGATCCGATTTCCTAA